The Mycoplasmopsis gallinacea genome includes a window with the following:
- a CDS encoding PTS sugar transporter subunit IIC, whose amino-acid sequence MQNLIEITPAQALFIGLWAAIAVTGTLLGNYTATPIIYATGIGVILSGTPGALANAIVVGAAGQTVWLGFGISQGGVRPPDPIAPGIFAPVVALSAQPIIDGRMQLMTITDAGVFIGYSVPVGILMQLLITLLFTAMSPMSQLATKAVEKGKFRLFSLYSNLTLIVLMVVTFSFGTVVGFSANFLSGVANNLPDWLRTGFRVAGGMLPALGFALILKVMLKKEYLGFALLGYFLTLVFEAIAVATKTQFSILGLAIAVSAFVLIIMSLTKILDLDKLKAQAAAPVQVHSNKQNAEGEYEDGI is encoded by the coding sequence ATGCAAAATTTAATCGAAATAACTCCAGCTCAGGCTTTATTTATTGGTTTATGAGCGGCAATTGCTGTTACTGGTACTCTTTTAGGTAACTATACAGCAACACCTATTATTTATGCAACTGGTATTGGTGTTATTTTAAGTGGTACACCTGGTGCATTAGCAAACGCTATTGTTGTTGGTGCTGCAGGTCAAACAGTTTGACTTGGGTTCGGAATTTCTCAAGGAGGGGTTAGACCACCAGATCCAATTGCTCCCGGAATTTTCGCACCAGTTGTTGCTCTTTCAGCTCAACCAATTATTGATGGAAGAATGCAACTTATGACTATTACAGATGCAGGGGTTTTCATTGGATATAGTGTTCCAGTTGGAATCTTAATGCAACTTTTAATTACACTTCTTTTCACAGCTATGTCACCAATGAGTCAATTAGCTACAAAAGCTGTTGAAAAAGGAAAATTCAGATTATTTAGCTTATACTCAAACTTAACACTTATCGTGTTAATGGTTGTAACATTCTCCTTTGGTACAGTTGTTGGATTTAGTGCCAACTTCTTATCTGGTGTTGCAAACAACTTACCAGATTGATTAAGAACAGGATTTAGAGTAGCCGGAGGAATGCTTCCAGCCCTTGGATTTGCTCTTATTCTTAAAGTTATGCTTAAAAAAGAATACCTTGGATTTGCTTTACTTGGGTACTTCTTAACACTTGTTTTTGAAGCTATTGCAGTTGCTACAAAAACACAATTCTCAATCTTAGGACTTGCTATTGCAGTTTCAGCATTTGTTCTTATTATCATGTCACTTACAAAGATTTTAGACTTAGATAAATTAAAAGCGCAAGCAGCAGCTCCTGTGCAAGTACATTCAAATAAACAAAACGCGGAAGGAGAGTATGAAGATGGAATCTAA
- a CDS encoding PTS sugar transporter subunit IIB produces the protein MAEIIHARVDERLMHGQASLWMQVNGANSVIIANDEASTNQLQQDLMKTTVPQGVRISFYALDKLVEIWPKASEWQKFYLVAKDIESMYKLVKAGLPIKEINIGNTHTREDRKKITSSVNLSADERRMIKEMVEMGVLFNTQSLPGVTKGLVETAKLIED, from the coding sequence ATGGCAGAAATTATTCACGCAAGAGTTGATGAAAGACTTATGCATGGGCAAGCATCATTATGAATGCAAGTTAATGGTGCAAACTCAGTTATCATTGCTAATGATGAAGCATCAACAAACCAATTACAACAAGATTTAATGAAAACTACAGTTCCTCAAGGAGTTAGAATTAGTTTCTACGCTCTTGATAAATTAGTAGAAATTTGACCAAAAGCATCTGAATGACAAAAATTCTATTTAGTTGCTAAAGATATCGAAAGTATGTACAAACTTGTTAAAGCAGGTTTACCAATTAAAGAAATTAACATTGGAAACACACATACACGTGAAGATCGTAAAAAAATTACTTCATCTGTTAACTTAAGTGCCGATGAAAGAAGAATGATTAAAGAAATGGTAGAAATGGGTGTTTTATTTAACACACAAAGTCTTCCAGGAGTTACAAAAGGTTTAGTTGAAACCGCAAAATTAATTGAAGATTAA
- a CDS encoding glycoside hydrolase family 88 protein → MSEQKIVNNLVNNNEKILNPEYLAKDASKVDKAFLENAIEKALKQIDLNMEYFGDSFQSPNTFDNIYKKMDNIEWTDGFWTGMVALAYEYSQNPKYLELVKKHIDSYYDRIVNKIEVDHHDMGFLYSLSCVAYYKLTGDLKAKEAALLAARHLASRYIEEAKFIKAWGAMGVKENYRLIIDCLLNIPLLHWAAQNGEEEDKKLYEMAINHFNTSLHTVIREDGTTFHTFYYDPDTNKPLYGKTRQGYSDDSCWARGQAWGVYGIPLTVKYAKNDPRLDKDTFKIHQKVVNQFLNNQGKDNVAYWDLIFNNDDTHSRDSSASAIAACGLLEMAKHIDDEATKKLYVDIAKSIVYSLATNYANLETKPGSPVLFHGVYSWHSGKGVDEGNIWGDYYYLEALMRLYKEWDPYW, encoded by the coding sequence ATGTCTGAGCAAAAGATTGTAAACAACCTTGTAAATAACAACGAGAAAATCTTAAATCCAGAATACTTAGCTAAAGATGCATCAAAAGTTGATAAAGCTTTCTTAGAAAACGCAATCGAAAAAGCTTTAAAACAAATTGATCTTAATATGGAATATTTTGGAGATAGCTTCCAAAGTCCAAATACATTTGATAATATCTACAAAAAAATGGATAACATCGAATGAACAGATGGCTTTTGAACAGGAATGGTTGCTCTTGCTTACGAGTATTCACAAAATCCAAAATATTTAGAATTAGTAAAAAAACACATTGATTCATACTACGATAGAATTGTTAACAAAATCGAAGTAGATCACCATGATATGGGATTCCTTTACTCACTTTCATGTGTAGCTTACTACAAATTAACAGGAGATTTAAAAGCTAAAGAAGCTGCTCTTCTTGCTGCAAGACACCTTGCTTCTCGTTATATTGAAGAAGCTAAGTTCATTAAAGCTTGAGGTGCAATGGGAGTTAAAGAAAACTACCGTTTAATTATTGACTGTCTTTTAAATATTCCTCTTTTACATTGAGCTGCTCAAAATGGTGAAGAAGAAGATAAAAAACTTTATGAAATGGCTATTAATCACTTTAATACATCACTTCATACAGTAATTAGAGAAGATGGAACTACTTTCCACACTTTCTACTATGATCCAGATACAAATAAACCACTTTATGGTAAAACACGTCAAGGATACTCAGATGATTCTTGTTGAGCAAGAGGTCAAGCATGAGGTGTATATGGAATTCCACTTACAGTTAAATATGCTAAAAATGATCCAAGACTTGATAAAGATACATTCAAAATTCACCAAAAAGTTGTTAACCAATTCTTAAACAACCAAGGTAAAGATAATGTTGCTTATTGAGATTTAATCTTCAATAATGACGATACTCACTCAAGAGATTCATCAGCAAGTGCAATTGCTGCTTGTGGTCTTTTAGAGATGGCAAAACACATTGATGATGAAGCTACTAAAAAACTTTACGTAGATATTGCAAAATCAATTGTTTATTCATTAGCTACAAATTATGCTAATTTAGAAACAAAACCAGGTAGTCCAGTTCTTTTCCACGGAGTTTATTCATGACATTCAGGTAAAGGTGTTGATGAAGGAAACATCTGAGGAGATTACTACTACTTAGAAGCGTTAATGCGTTTATACAAAGAATGAGATCCATACTGATAG
- the kduI gene encoding 5-dehydro-4-deoxy-D-glucuronate isomerase: MKTFYARSQEEVKGFDTSKLRENFLIEDLFVSDELKVNYLHYDRVVVFGAKPVNKTLDVKIDSQIGAAFFLQRRECGIINIGGEGIIEYDGNSETLKNKDGLYLPVGTEKISVKSVDPSNPALFYGFSTQGLIKYPVTKVDIANARAINLGSDAESNKRVIYQFFHPNVCQTNSLLMGMTLLEPNNMWNTMPCHTHERRTECYLYFDLEEEQRVFHMMGQPQETRHLVVKNNDFVISAPWSIHSGVGTRNYSFIWAMGGENLDYTDMQGVATKDLK, from the coding sequence ATGAAAACTTTTTACGCAAGATCTCAAGAAGAAGTTAAAGGATTTGATACTTCAAAATTAAGAGAAAACTTTTTAATTGAGGATTTATTTGTAAGTGATGAACTTAAAGTGAACTACTTACATTACGATCGTGTAGTTGTTTTTGGTGCTAAACCAGTAAACAAAACACTTGATGTAAAAATTGATAGCCAAATCGGTGCTGCATTCTTCTTACAAAGAAGAGAATGTGGAATTATCAATATTGGTGGAGAAGGAATTATTGAATATGATGGTAATTCTGAAACACTTAAAAACAAAGATGGATTATACCTTCCAGTAGGAACTGAAAAAATTTCAGTTAAATCAGTTGATCCTTCAAATCCAGCTCTTTTTTACGGTTTTTCAACACAAGGGCTTATTAAATATCCAGTTACAAAAGTTGATATTGCAAATGCTAGAGCAATTAATTTAGGTAGCGATGCAGAAAGCAACAAACGGGTAATTTACCAATTCTTCCACCCAAATGTATGTCAAACAAATTCACTTTTAATGGGAATGACACTTCTTGAACCAAATAATATGTGAAACACAATGCCTTGCCATACACACGAAAGAAGAACAGAATGTTATCTTTACTTTGATTTAGAAGAAGAACAAAGAGTATTCCACATGATGGGGCAACCACAAGAAACTCGTCATTTAGTTGTTAAAAATAATGATTTCGTAATTTCAGCTCCATGGTCAATTCACTCAGGTGTTGGAACAAGAAACTACAGCTTTATTTGAGCTATGGGTGGCGAAAACCTTGATTATACAGATATGCAAGGTGTTGCAACAAAGGATTTAAAATAA
- a CDS encoding MurR/RpiR family transcriptional regulator, which translates to MLQVKVFDFLKDDDRKNLGDIDNYILNYIESNPDEFVRLTQNEICERIFITQTSLSRFTKKVGFNSFKMLQIHVAKHLEKYLITPELNLHTVVELEDVKRNVFEQYINLVKIVFSSIDDSHLNSLINLINSHKKLVVFGIGSSFETGKYFARQLSKSGIEAIAFNSLHDFVDFYPTAVRNGYHFLIISQKFTNLDCVKVAKILDENKIKFSLISKNQNYNFKSNDRINPVIYNTFKNRVVDFEITDKIAQFMILDIVLFYLLNKNDHQYENINISKNLWKIIS; encoded by the coding sequence ATGTTACAAGTTAAAGTTTTTGATTTTTTAAAAGACGATGATAGAAAAAATTTAGGGGATATTGACAACTATATTCTTAACTACATCGAATCTAACCCAGACGAATTTGTAAGACTTACTCAAAATGAAATTTGTGAAAGAATTTTTATCACTCAAACTTCTCTTAGTAGATTTACTAAAAAGGTAGGCTTTAATAGTTTTAAAATGCTTCAAATTCATGTTGCTAAGCATTTGGAAAAATATTTAATTACACCCGAACTTAATCTTCATACTGTTGTAGAACTTGAAGATGTTAAGCGCAATGTTTTCGAACAGTACATAAACTTAGTTAAAATAGTTTTTTCTTCAATTGATGATAGTCACCTTAATTCTTTAATTAATTTAATTAATTCGCACAAAAAACTTGTGGTTTTCGGAATTGGCTCTTCTTTTGAAACTGGTAAATATTTTGCGCGTCAATTATCAAAAAGTGGAATTGAAGCTATTGCTTTTAACTCACTTCATGACTTTGTTGATTTTTACCCAACTGCAGTGCGTAATGGTTATCACTTTTTAATTATTTCCCAAAAATTCACTAATTTAGATTGTGTTAAGGTGGCTAAAATCCTTGATGAAAACAAAATTAAGTTTTCTTTAATTAGCAAAAACCAAAACTACAATTTCAAAAGCAACGATCGAATTAATCCGGTTATTTACAACACTTTTAAAAATAGAGTAGTGGATTTTGAAATCACTGACAAAATCGCACAATTTATGATTCTTGACATTGTGCTTTTCTATCTTTTAAACAAAAATGACCATCAATATGAAAACATTAACATTTCTAAAAATTTATGAAAAATCATTTCTTAA
- a CDS encoding glucose-6-phosphate isomerase: protein MALKYLELNTKPALKNGLSDVAYLQDKVTKIHNDVLSKNVAEKDWLGWYDLPNSYDRAELEAMKAKADQWEEQGVEVVVVIGIGGSYLGAKTGYDYIYGPYSLKKPRMELVFAGNSISSEELVAKLNYVKDKKFAINVISKSGTTLEPSIAFREFRNLLEKNEKGDANDLIAATTDKSKGVLFELATKKGYTKFVVPDDVGGRFSVLTAVGLFPFICAGINVDKVLEGARITNEELSSPLLNNNPAYEYAAVRNHLYDKEGFKIEMLVSYESKLQYFAEWWKQLFAESEGKDGKGIWPTSAIFSTDLHSLGQMVQDGSKILFETVLTLKNPTVNIEFQADEFDYDKLGYLDENNLHTVNNVAFEATMKAHTEVGKVPNIHILFDSFNEETLGALFIFFERALTMSAYLLGVNPFNQPGVEVYKKNMFSLLGKK from the coding sequence ATGGCATTAAAATATTTAGAACTTAATACTAAACCTGCATTAAAAAATGGATTAAGTGATGTTGCTTATCTTCAAGATAAAGTTACAAAAATTCATAATGATGTATTAAGCAAAAATGTTGCTGAAAAAGATTGACTTGGATGATATGATTTACCAAATTCATACGATAGAGCTGAACTTGAAGCAATGAAAGCAAAAGCTGACCAATGAGAAGAACAAGGTGTAGAAGTTGTTGTGGTAATTGGAATTGGTGGTTCATATTTAGGAGCTAAAACTGGATATGACTACATTTACGGACCATATTCACTTAAAAAACCAAGAATGGAACTTGTTTTTGCTGGAAATAGCATCTCTTCAGAAGAGCTTGTTGCTAAATTAAACTATGTAAAAGATAAAAAATTTGCTATTAACGTAATTTCTAAATCAGGTACAACTTTAGAACCTTCAATTGCTTTTAGAGAGTTTAGAAACTTACTTGAAAAAAATGAAAAAGGTGATGCAAATGATTTAATTGCAGCTACAACTGATAAATCAAAAGGTGTGCTTTTTGAACTAGCAACTAAAAAAGGTTACACAAAATTCGTAGTTCCTGATGATGTTGGTGGGCGTTTTTCAGTACTTACAGCTGTTGGACTTTTCCCATTTATTTGTGCCGGAATTAACGTTGATAAAGTTTTAGAAGGAGCTAGAATTACAAACGAAGAATTATCTAGTCCACTTTTAAATAATAACCCAGCTTATGAATATGCAGCTGTAAGAAACCATCTTTATGATAAAGAAGGTTTCAAAATCGAAATGCTTGTTAGCTATGAATCAAAACTGCAATACTTTGCTGAATGATGAAAACAACTTTTTGCTGAATCTGAAGGTAAAGATGGAAAAGGAATTTGACCAACAAGCGCAATTTTCTCAACTGATTTACATTCACTTGGACAAATGGTGCAAGATGGTTCAAAAATTCTTTTTGAAACTGTTTTAACACTTAAAAACCCAACTGTAAATATTGAATTCCAAGCTGATGAATTTGACTATGACAAACTTGGTTATTTAGACGAAAATAACTTACATACAGTTAATAATGTTGCTTTTGAAGCTACAATGAAAGCTCATACAGAAGTTGGAAAAGTTCCAAACATTCACATTCTTTTTGATAGCTTTAATGAAGAAACACTTGGAGCATTATTTATCTTCTTCGAAAGAGCATTAACAATGAGTGCTTACCTTCTTGGAGTTAATCCATTTAACCAACCAGGGGTTGAAGTTTATAAGAAAAATATGTTCTCACTTTTAGGTAAAAAATAA
- a CDS encoding F0F1 ATP synthase subunit A — translation MNEMMDKIWQWNQPQLFSLFVTVIIIIIISLVAYYKVSKVKPHEAPKGIAFVAEAYVSGIDNNLNDVFEGKLSKSKPYLFVLATFLVIGNMLVVFGLEPIASSYSIPFILAISSWLGIFVIGGIYQKIRYLKKYLNPLEIPGAFSPLISLSLRLYGNIVGGGVIMFLIYTIFGYAWTSISPNHQWYFFSVIFTPIFHIYFDLFDTLLQCYIFTLLTSIYWLSEVSEGEEEKGSETKGVKNFLSKLKLKRKTNAIY, via the coding sequence ATGAACGAAATGATGGATAAGATTTGACAATGAAATCAGCCGCAACTTTTTTCACTGTTTGTGACCGTGATTATTATCATAATAATTTCGCTTGTGGCTTATTATAAAGTGTCAAAAGTTAAACCACATGAAGCACCTAAAGGAATTGCTTTTGTTGCTGAAGCTTACGTTTCTGGAATTGACAATAACTTAAATGATGTTTTTGAAGGAAAATTAAGTAAAAGTAAACCTTATTTATTTGTTTTAGCAACCTTTTTAGTGATTGGAAATATGCTTGTTGTTTTTGGTCTTGAACCAATTGCTTCTTCATATTCAATTCCATTTATCCTTGCAATTTCTAGTTGATTAGGAATTTTTGTTATCGGTGGAATTTACCAAAAAATTAGATATTTAAAGAAATATCTTAATCCGCTTGAAATTCCAGGTGCTTTCTCACCGCTTATTTCTCTTTCACTTCGTTTATATGGAAATATTGTTGGTGGTGGAGTAATTATGTTCCTTATTTACACCATTTTTGGTTATGCATGAACTTCAATTTCACCAAATCACCAATGATACTTTTTCTCAGTTATTTTTACACCTATTTTTCATATTTATTTTGACTTATTCGATACGTTGTTACAATGTTATATTTTTACCCTTTTAACTTCGATTTATTGACTTAGCGAAGTAAGCGAGGGTGAAGAAGAAAAAGGATCAGAAACAAAAGGTGTAAAAAACTTTTTAAGTAAACTCAAACTAAAAAGAAAAACAAATGCTATTTATTAA
- the atpE gene encoding ATP synthase F0 subunit C, translated as MIETVTKLFEDAPNAVQQAATSSDSSLKVGLVAIGAGLAAIGCLGTGIGQGFAAGKAAEAVGRNPEAVSKIRTMLILGDGIAETAAIYAFVIAILILFVLK; from the coding sequence ATGATTGAAACAGTTACAAAATTATTTGAAGATGCACCAAATGCAGTACAACAAGCTGCTACTAGCTCAGATTCATCATTAAAAGTTGGTCTTGTTGCTATTGGTGCTGGACTTGCAGCAATTGGTTGTTTAGGAACAGGTATTGGACAAGGTTTTGCTGCTGGTAAAGCAGCTGAAGCTGTTGGGAGAAACCCAGAAGCTGTAAGTAAAATCCGTACAATGCTTATTCTTGGTGATGGTATTGCTGAAACAGCCGCAATCTATGCTTTTGTTATCGCTATTTTAATTCTTTTCGTGCTTAAATAA
- the atpF gene encoding F0F1 ATP synthase subunit B: MTTLVTKLFAVDTPKSATEGLQEKFSTLFPSIPLMLATIIAFAICFGFLFFFLYRPVRKMIAKRQQFIQKNIDDAISYKQESLDKLNLANDNLKNSHKQSDMIINNAKIKAEKVIDRYTKKAKDDARRLIEETNLDIQAQQREFDKNSKKYITEVAVELANKILKREISKSTQKEIIDEFLKDNSPIEDI; the protein is encoded by the coding sequence ATGACAACATTAGTTACAAAATTATTTGCTGTTGATACCCCTAAATCAGCAACTGAGGGGCTTCAAGAAAAATTCAGCACTTTATTCCCAAGTATTCCATTAATGCTTGCTACAATTATTGCTTTTGCAATTTGTTTTGGTTTTCTCTTTTTCTTTTTATATCGTCCAGTAAGAAAAATGATTGCCAAACGTCAACAATTTATTCAAAAAAATATTGATGATGCAATTAGTTATAAGCAAGAAAGTTTGGATAAACTTAATTTAGCTAATGACAATTTGAAAAACTCACACAAGCAATCAGATATGATCATTAATAATGCTAAAATTAAAGCGGAAAAAGTTATCGATCGCTATACTAAAAAAGCAAAAGATGATGCACGTAGATTAATTGAAGAAACCAATTTAGACATTCAGGCTCAACAAAGAGAATTTGACAAAAATTCTAAAAAATACATTACCGAAGTGGCTGTAGAGCTTGCTAACAAAATTCTTAAACGTGAAATTTCAAAATCTACACAAAAAGAAATTATTGATGAATTCTTAAAAGATAACAGTCCAATTGAGGATATTTAA
- the atpH gene encoding ATP synthase F1 subunit delta → MYVKANPNGYALALFELVKEQKNFEEIHQQMKTLREIIDKNPELILYWKNANISLKDKWSLVDEILQGFDKLIINTCKVIIERRASFMMKKIVTHYLKLSNEVLNILFAKVITAFELDEATIEKIKNKLENQTNKKIEILTEINPDLISGFQIVFDTELYQRNYKNDLLNLKNQIINDERGR, encoded by the coding sequence ATGTACGTTAAAGCTAACCCTAATGGGTATGCACTAGCTCTTTTTGAACTTGTTAAAGAGCAAAAAAACTTTGAAGAAATTCATCAACAAATGAAAACACTTCGTGAAATTATTGATAAAAATCCTGAACTTATTTTGTATTGAAAAAATGCAAATATCTCACTTAAAGATAAATGAAGTTTAGTTGATGAAATTTTGCAAGGATTTGACAAACTCATTATTAATACTTGCAAGGTTATTATTGAACGTAGAGCTTCATTTATGATGAAAAAAATTGTTACTCACTACTTGAAACTTTCAAATGAGGTGCTTAACATTCTCTTTGCTAAAGTTATCACAGCTTTTGAACTTGATGAAGCAACAATTGAAAAAATTAAAAATAAACTAGAAAATCAAACTAATAAAAAAATTGAAATTCTCACTGAAATTAATCCAGATTTAATTTCAGGGTTTCAAATTGTTTTTGATACTGAGTTGTATCAAAGAAACTACAAAAATGACTTATTAAACTTAAAAAATCAAATTATCAATGATGAAAGGGGGAGATAA
- the atpA gene encoding F0F1 ATP synthase subunit alpha gives MANRLDDISAIIKERIRHLDERVHHTEIGKVISIGDGIALVSGLEKVQNGEIVIFDNDIYGLAINLEEEAVGIALFGNANDVSEGDTVKRSGEVISVEVGDALLGRVVDSLGNPIDGKGVIKASEKSQIFKVASGVMSRKEVNQPLETGIIAIDSMIPIGKGQRELIIGDRQTGKTAIAIDTIINQKGKGVNCVYVAIGQKNSTVAQIVQKLADTGALEYTTVVVSGASELAPQQYIAPYTGVTIAEFWMKQGKDVLIVYDDLSKHAIAYRTLSLLLRRPPGREAYPGDVFYLHSQLLERAARLNQKYGGGSITALPIIETLQGDISAYIPTNVISITDGQIFTRENLFNSGQRPAVDVGFSVSRVGSAAQTKAMKSVVGSLKLELAQYNEMLAFAQFGSDLDDSTKTILNHGAKVYELLKQEQYFPISQVVQIMLLLGVKERIINPLPKEYMHEYRYRVMSFINSTPEGKLIESEITDTGVISEANYKLMEATLVDIVTEIIATIPNYDPKMYKAFPSKYLKNKAN, from the coding sequence ATGGCCAATCGTTTAGATGATATTTCAGCAATTATTAAAGAACGTATTCGTCACTTAGATGAAAGAGTGCATCATACCGAAATTGGAAAAGTTATTTCAATTGGTGATGGAATTGCGCTTGTAAGTGGGCTTGAAAAAGTCCAAAATGGTGAAATTGTTATTTTCGATAATGATATCTACGGACTTGCTATTAACCTTGAAGAAGAAGCAGTTGGGATTGCTCTTTTTGGTAATGCTAATGATGTTTCTGAAGGTGATACAGTTAAAAGAAGTGGTGAAGTTATTTCGGTTGAAGTAGGTGATGCCCTTCTTGGTAGAGTTGTTGATTCGCTTGGAAATCCAATTGATGGTAAAGGTGTAATTAAAGCGTCTGAAAAAAGTCAAATCTTCAAGGTTGCTTCTGGTGTAATGAGCCGTAAGGAAGTTAATCAACCACTTGAAACAGGAATTATTGCCATTGACTCAATGATTCCGATTGGAAAAGGACAAAGGGAACTTATTATTGGTGACCGTCAAACAGGTAAAACAGCTATTGCAATTGATACAATTATTAACCAAAAAGGTAAGGGTGTAAATTGTGTCTACGTTGCAATTGGACAAAAAAACTCTACAGTTGCTCAAATTGTGCAAAAACTTGCTGATACAGGAGCTTTAGAATATACTACAGTTGTTGTTTCAGGCGCTAGTGAACTTGCTCCTCAACAATACATCGCTCCTTATACCGGAGTTACTATTGCTGAGTTTTGAATGAAACAAGGAAAAGACGTGCTTATTGTGTATGATGATCTTTCTAAGCATGCTATTGCTTACCGTACACTTTCACTTCTTCTTAGACGTCCACCAGGTCGTGAAGCTTACCCAGGAGATGTTTTCTATCTTCACTCACAATTACTTGAGCGTGCAGCTCGTTTAAACCAAAAATATGGAGGTGGGTCAATCACTGCCCTTCCAATTATTGAAACTCTTCAAGGTGATATTTCAGCTTATATCCCTACAAACGTTATCTCGATTACTGATGGTCAAATTTTCACCCGTGAAAATTTATTCAACTCAGGACAAAGACCTGCAGTTGATGTTGGTTTCTCAGTTAGTCGGGTAGGGTCAGCAGCTCAAACTAAAGCTATGAAAAGTGTAGTTGGTTCATTAAAATTAGAACTTGCTCAATATAATGAAATGCTTGCTTTTGCTCAATTCGGTTCGGATTTAGATGATTCAACTAAAACTATCTTAAATCACGGGGCAAAAGTTTATGAACTTCTTAAACAAGAACAATATTTCCCAATTTCACAAGTTGTGCAAATTATGCTTCTTTTAGGGGTTAAAGAAAGAATTATTAACCCTTTACCAAAAGAATACATGCATGAATATCGTTACCGTGTAATGTCATTTATTAATTCAACTCCTGAAGGTAAACTTATTGAATCAGAAATTACAGATACTGGAGTAATTAGTGAAGCAAATTACAAATTAATGGAAGCAACATTGGTTGATATTGTCACCGAAATTATTGCAACTATTCCAAATTACGATCCAAAAATGTATAAAGCTTTTCCATCAAAATACTTAAAAAATAAGGCTAATTAA
- the atpG gene encoding ATP synthase F1 subunit gamma, with protein MSNLNALKNRIAVVTNTKKITNAMQLVAASKLRRAREQAEKVKSYQDILELTFHDLITNISPNDFKSVFPSNDEVENSLYIVITSDLGLCGSYNSNIVHLIENKIKPNDKLIVLGTKGLGMLSEKFKNNIVDHYTNYGDTVPYKIGDKITKLALKLYHEKQIRNINLVYTKFINNISQEAEVKKIFPFDISNDSRYVSYVEFEPNPETILKNSIPLYIASMIYTLGTASKVSELAARRNAMENATDNAEDLIQALSLEFNRSRQSIITQEINEIVSGADAT; from the coding sequence ATGTCAAATTTAAATGCTTTAAAAAATAGAATTGCAGTAGTAACTAACACTAAAAAAATCACTAATGCAATGCAATTAGTGGCTGCTTCAAAACTTAGAAGAGCTAGAGAACAAGCTGAAAAAGTTAAATCATACCAAGATATTCTTGAACTTACCTTTCACGATTTAATTACAAACATTTCTCCTAATGATTTTAAAAGTGTCTTCCCTTCAAATGATGAAGTAGAAAATTCACTTTATATTGTAATTACTAGTGATTTAGGGCTTTGTGGTTCATATAACTCAAACATTGTGCACTTAATTGAAAACAAAATTAAACCAAATGATAAATTAATTGTTTTAGGAACCAAAGGTTTAGGGATGTTATCTGAGAAATTCAAAAACAACATCGTGGATCATTACACCAACTATGGAGATACAGTTCCATACAAAATTGGTGACAAAATTACCAAGCTTGCTTTAAAGCTTTATCACGAAAAACAAATTAGAAACATAAATCTTGTTTATACAAAATTTATTAACAATATCTCGCAAGAAGCGGAAGTGAAAAAGATTTTTCCTTTCGATATTAGCAATGATTCAAGATATGTAAGTTATGTGGAATTTGAACCTAATCCTGAAACCATTTTAAAAAACTCAATTCCGCTTTATATTGCAAGTATGATTTATACCTTAGGAACAGCTTCAAAAGTTTCTGAACTTGCAGCTCGTAGAAATGCTATGGAAAATGCTACAGATAATGCTGAAGATCTAATTCAAGCTCTTTCACTTGAATTTAACAGAAGTAGACAAAGCATTATTACACAAGAAATTAACGAAATTGTATCTGGAGCAGATGCAACATAA